The following coding sequences are from one Capsicum annuum cultivar UCD-10X-F1 chromosome 3, UCD10Xv1.1, whole genome shotgun sequence window:
- the LOC107865863 gene encoding uncharacterized protein LOC107865863 produces the protein MVLICFVFDLRSLSPPLLRDLKQSMLQLANFYAISSPTCSSTGSSRSKPLVDRIGLCYVFKNRISRTDELKVAYSPRGNFSLRDFHHAVNNLPSDAFLPDFNCSIALCCSDLKLCSILNDRVLYAWGGHGKDITRKVILISSSIFETLDSASKKALADAADNCVSVEFVFLEQNSSHLVDTPGSINKFLKQIGDLENCSFQNYIPDGHALSGLVKKWFQELKEDLEEQLQACFVFESNLLGSTNQISCNLCSSFNQIIDEFVPCKSCRCHGIPYDNPQMIRSDMASCPVTGFELGELDVVDSSVKIGEHTILYMPSFQCCQDLHKAHLPINFNVIERTNLRSLDEGIILGASYIVTPAFSELDDTDKSELNAKLFQVLCGVLHSLDQGLVCSSNCNVETAKQTSFLCYYILLPSEKGVMILRRLAGSEEVLPVPDIINSAFPVSEDIENSLQASLLKIELRNYDPVQHNRGFHQRLNLLVKESLQFGHLFGCFRAIPAKAKEPMKATNASLQDPIVEDLSVQANNVEVIEDNMLDSKLTDGKTGAKITEEWEQLVVIEMPKMSSPTCISQPKLHKEVSSPPQSTGKLDVKTSRILERLEVPKQLKRKAASPTVSAPLTVSNSKQLKRKAASPTMSAHLTVPSSSVKKPLIPFGDSNTASQAIVLSQPMKPNFQRLKKKR, from the exons ATGGTGTTGATTTGCTTCGTCTTCGATCTGCGTAGCTTATCACCTCCATTGCTTCGCGATTTGAAGCAG TCGATGTTGCAGCTCGCAAATTTCTACGCGATATCGTCACCGACTTGTAGTAGTACAGGCAGTTCGAGATCGAAACCTCTGGTCGATCGCATTGGACTTTGCTACGTGTTCAAAAATCGAATATCTCGCACGGATGAA CTGAAGGTAGCTTATAGTCCACGAGGCAACTTCAGTCTCCGTGATTTCCATCATGCTGTGAACAATTTGCCTTCCGATGCCTTTTTACCTGATTTCAATTGTTCTATTGCTCTATGTTGTAGCG ATTTGAAACTTTGCAGTATCCTAAATGACAGAGTTTTGTACGCATGGGGAGGTCATGGTAAAGATATTACGAGAAAGGTGATTTTGATTAGTTCCTCCATATTTGAAACCCTGGACTCTGCTAGCAAAAAGGCTCTCGCG GATGCAGCAGATAACTGTGTTTCGGTGGAGTTTGTTTTCCTGGAGCAAAATTCAAGCCATCTTGTTGATACTCCTGGAAGTATTAACAAATTCTTGAAGCAGATTGGGGATCTTGAGAACTGCTCATTTCAAAACTATATTCCAG ATGGACATGCTTTGTCTGGCTTGGTAAAGAAATGGTTTCAGGAACTGAAGGAGGACTTGGAAGAACAGTTGCAGGCTTGTTTTGTCTTTGAGAGCAATCTTTTAGGCTCAACAAACCAGATATCCTGCAACTTGTGCTCATCTTTCAATCAGATAATCGATGAATTTGTTCCTTGTAAG TCATGCAGGTGTCATGGCATTCCATATGACAACCCACAAATGATTCGGAGCGATATGGCTTCTTGTCCAGTAACCGGTTTTGAGCTTGGAGAACTGGATGTGGTTGATAGCTCGGTGAAGATAGGAGAACATACGATCCTCTATATGCCCTCTTTCCAATGTTGCCAGGACCTTCATAAAGCTCATTTACCGATTAACTTCAATGTTATTGAAAGAACTAACTTGAGATCACTTGATGAAG GGATTATTTTAGGTGCTTCCTACATTGTTACCCCAGCCTTCTCTGAGTTGGATGATACTGATAAATCAGAGCTAAATGCTAAAC TTTTTCAAGTGCTGTGTGGTGTACTGCATTCCCTTGACCAGGGTTTGGTTTGTTCATCGAATTGTAATGTAGAAACTGCAAAGCAAACTTCCTTCCTATGCTATTATATTCTTTTACCGTCAGAGAAAGGAGTGATGATTCTCAGA AGGCTTGCTGGTTCAGAGGAAGTCTTGCCTGTCCCTGACATAATTAATAGTGCTTTCCCAGTCAGTGAGGATATTGAAAATTCTCTGCAGGCCTCTTTGCTTAAG ATCGAATTAAGAAACTATGATCCAGTTCAGCACAACAGGGGCTTCCATCAAAGACTAAACTTGCTTGTTAAAGAGAGCCTACAATTTGG GCATTTA TTCGGTTGTTTCAGGGCAATACCTGCTAAGGCTAAAGAACCGATGAAAGCGACAAACGCATCCCTGCAAGACCCTATAGTAGAGGATTTATCAGTTCAAGCCAACAATGTGGAGGTTATAGAAGACAACATGCTGGATAGCAAATTGACTGATGGTAAAACTGGTGCTAAAATTACAGAAGAATGGGAACAGCTGGTTGTAATAGAGATGCCAAAGATGTCTTCTCCCACTTGTATCTCCCAGCCGAAGTTGCATAAGGAGGTGTCATCTCCCCCTCAAAGTACTGGAAAACTTGATGTCAAAACTTCGCGAATCCTTGAAAGACTGGAGGTACCAAAACAGCTGAAAAGAAAAGCAGCTTCCCCTACAGTGTCAGCTCCCCTTACAGTGTCAAACTCAAAGCAGCTGAAAAGAAAGGCAGCTTCCCCTACAATGTCAGCTCACCTTACAGTGCCAAGCTCTTCAGTAAAGAAGCCCCTGATACCCTTTGGAGACAGCAATACTGCCAGTCAGGCAATTGTTTTGAGCCAGCCCATGAAGCCCAACTTTCAGAGGCTGAAGAAGAAAAGATAA
- the LOC107862088 gene encoding respiratory burst oxidase homolog protein C produces MQNSENHHPHHHHHHSDTEIIGNDRASYSGPLSGPLNKRGGKKSARFNIPESTDIGNSASNDDAYVEITLDVHEDSVAVHSVKTAGGTDVEDPELALLAKGLEKKSTLGSSLVRNASSRIRQVSQELKRLASLNKRPAPTGRFDRNKSAAAHALKGLKFISKTDGGAGWAAVEKRFDEITASTSGLLPRAKFGECIGMNKESKDFAGELYDALARRRNITTDSINKAQLKEFWDQVADQSFDTRLQTFFDMVDKDADGRITEEEVREIIGLSASANRLSTIQKQADEYAAMIMEELDPNNLGYIMIENLEMLLLQAPNQSVQRGGDSRNLSQMLSQKLKHTQEPNPIVRWYKSFMYFLMDNWQRVWVLLLWLGIMAGLFTWKYIQYKDKAAYRVMGPCVCFAKGAAETLKLNMAIILFPVCRNTITWLRNKTRLGVAVPFDDNLNFHKVIAVAIALGVGVHGLAHLTCDFPRVLNASEDEYETIEYYFREQPTNYWWFVKGVEGVTGIIMVVLMAIAFTLATPWFRRGRVSFPKPFHKLTGFNAFWYSHHLFVIVYTLLIVHGEKLYITKTWYKRTTWMYLTVPLVLYAGERLLRAFRSSIKAVKILKVAVYPGNVLALHMSKPQGYKYKSGQYMFVNCAAVSPFEWHPFSITSAPGDDYLSVHIRTLGDWTRQLKTVFSEVCQPPPNGKSGLLRADYLQGENNPDFPRVLIDGPYGAPAQDYKNYEVVLLVGLGIGATPMISIVKDIVNNMKAMDEEQNSLENGHGGSNAASNASPNIAQKRGKSGSASGRNNFNTRRAYFYWVTREQGSFDWFKGIMNEAAEMDHKGVIEMHNYCTSVYEEGDARSALITMLQSLHHAKNGVDIVSGTRVKSHFAKPNWRNVYKRIALNHPEAKVGVFYCGAPALTKELRQHALDFSHKTSTKFDFHKENF; encoded by the exons ATGCAGAATTCGGAAAATCATCACCcgcaccaccaccatcaccattcAGATACGGAGATAATAGGAAATGACAGAGCGTCGTACAGCGGTCCTTTAAGCGGACCGCTGAACAAACGAGGCGGAAAAAAGAGCGCGAGATTTAACATACCTGAATCAACAGACATCGGAAACAGTGCCAGTAATGACGATGCTTACGTGGAAATCACTCTCGATGTTCATGAAGATTCGGTGGCCGTACACAGTGTCAAAACTGCCGGTGGTACTGACGTGGAAGATCCGGAGTTGGCTTTATTGGCTAAAGGACTGGAGAAGAAGTCTACCTTGGGATCTTCACTTGTACGAAATGCTTCTTCCAGAATCCGGCAAGTTTCGCAAGAGCTTAAACGATTGGCATCGTTAAATAAGCGCCCAGCTCCTACTGGACGATTCGATAGGAATAAATCAGCTGCTGCTCATGCACTTAAAGGTCTTAAGTTCATCAGCAAAACTGACGGCGGCGCTGGATGGGCCGCCGTCGAAAAGCGGTTCGATGAAATTACTGCTTCCACTTCTGGCTTACTTCCTCGAGCCAAATTTGGAGAATGCATAG GTATGAATAAGGAGTCGAAGGATTTTGCTGGAGAGCTATATGATGCGCTTGCTCGGAGGAGAAATATCACAACAGATTCCATTAACAAAGCACAGCTCAAAGAGTTTTGGGACCAAGTTGCTGATCAAAGTTTCGATACACGTCTTCAGACTTTCTTCGACAT GGTTGATAAGGATGCAGATGGCAGAATCACAGAAGAAGAAGTCAGAGag ATTATTGGCCTTAGTGCGTCTGCAAACAGGCTGTCAACTATCCAAAAACAAGCTGACGAATACGCGGCAATGATCATGGAGGAGTTGGATCCTAACAACTTGGGATACATTATG ATTGAGAACTTGGAAATGCTATTACTGCAAGCACCGAATCAATCTGTGCAGAGAGGAGGCGATAGCCGGAACTTGAGTCAAATGCTAAGTCAGAAACTTAAGCACACACAAGAGCCAAATCCAATAGTGAGATGGTATAAGAGTTTTATGTACTTTTTGATGGATAATTGGCAAAGAGTTTGGGTACTGTTGCTGTGGCTTGGAATCATGGCTGGTCTATTTACTTGGAAGTATATCCAGTACAAAGATAAAGCTGCATATCGTGTCATGGGTCCCTGTGTGTGTTTTGCCAAAGGTGCTGCTGAAACACTCAAGCTCAATATGGCTATCATTTTATTCCCAGTATGCAGAAACACCATCACATGGCTCCGTAACAAGACCCGATTAGGTGTTGCTGTTCCTTTTGACGATAATCTTAATTTTCATAAA GTGATAGCAGTGGCGATTGCACTAGGAGTTGGAGTACACGGACTGGCTCATTTAACGTGTGATTTTCCTCGGGTTCTGAATGCTAGCGAAGACGAATATGAAACAATAGAGTACTATTTTAGAGAACAGCCCACAAACTATTGGTGGTTTGTCAAGGGTGTTGAAGGGGTAACTGGAATTATAATGGTGGTGCTAATGGCAATAGCTTTTACACTAGCAACCCCATGGTTTAGAAGGGGAAGAGTTAGTTTCCCAAAACCTTTCCACAAGCTTACTGGATTCAACGCCTTTTGGTACTCGCACCATCTATTTGTCATTGTCTATACTCTACTCATTGTCCATGGAGAAAAGCTATACATTACCAAAACTTGGTACAAGAGAACG ACATGGATGTACCTTACTGTACCACTAGTACTCTATGCTGGTGAAAGGTTACTTAGAGCATTCAGGTCAAGCATCAAAGCTGTTAAGATTTTGAAG GTGGCTGTATATCCAGGAAATGTGTTGGCCCTTCACATGTCAAAGCCACAAGGATACAAATACAAAAGTGGGCAATACATGTTTGTCAACTGTGCTGCGGTTTCTCCATTTGAGTG GCATCCATTTTCCATAACTTCGGCCCCAGGAGATGACTATCTGAGTGTCCATATTAGAACTCTTGGTGATTGGACCAGACAACTTAAAACTGTTTTCTCTGAG GTTTGCCAACCACCACCTAATGGGAAAAGTGGACTCCTCAGAGCTGACTACTTGCAAGGAGAGAATAACCCTGA TTTCCCGAGAGTGTTGATAGATGGACCATATGGAGCACCAGCACAAGACTACAAGAACTATGAGGTAGTTTTATTGGTGGGTCTTGGAATTGGAGCCACACCAATGATCAGTATAGTTAAAGACATTGTCAACAACATGAAGGCCATGGACGAAGAACAAAATTCCTTAGAAAATGGGCACGGCGGGTCGAATGCAGCATCAAATGCTAGCCCCAATATTGCGCAAAAGAGGGGTAAATCAGGTTCAGCAAGTGGAAGAAATAACTTCAATACAAGGAGGGCATACTTCTATTGGGTTACAAGAGAACAAGGTTCATTTGACTGGTTCAAAGGTATAATGAATGAAGCAGCTGAAATGGACCATAAAGGAGTAATTGAAATGCACAATTATTGTACAAGTGTTTATGAAGAAGGTGATGCTCGTTCTGCTCTTATTACTATGCTTCAGTCCCTTCATCATGCCAAAAATGGTGTTGACATTGTTTCTGGCACGAGAGTTAAGTCGCACTTTGCTAAGCCGAATTGGCGAAACGTCTACAAACGCATTGCTCTCAACCACCCCGAAGCTAAAGTTG GAGTCTTCTACTGTGGGGCACCGGCACTCACCAAAGAGCTACGACAACACGCCTTGGATTTTTCACACAAGACATCCACCAAGTTTGATTTccataaagaaaatttttga
- the LOC107862089 gene encoding inositol polyphosphate multikinase beta, producing the protein MLKIPPHQVAGHKAGNGKLGPLVDESGRFYKPLQGDERGSNELKFYTSFSSDTRIPEHISKFFPTFYGTQLIEASDGSGLKPHLVLQDLSIGRVNPSIVDIKMGSRTWAPEASEEYIQKCLKKDRETSSLPLGFRLSGIQIYGNKESGYWKPERTSMQNLSAEKLKTILKKFVSSNTSRDMNLQPDCAFAATVYGGSTGILSQLLELKAWFEDQTMYHFYSCSILMSFEKELALEGKNPGGQIKLIDFAHVIEGKGVIDHNFLGGLCSLIKFISEILTALIEHITEVVPSVNGVN; encoded by the coding sequence ATGCTTAAGATCCCTCCCCACCAAGTTGCAGGACACAAAGCAGGCAATGGGAAGCTTGGTCCCCTTGTAGATGAATCAGGACGTTTCTACAAGCCTCTCCAAGGCGATGAACGAGGGTCCAATGAGCTCAAATTCTACACATCATTCTCCTCTGACACTAGGATACCAGAACACATATCTAAATTCTTCCCTACCTTTTATGGCACTCAGCTCATAGAGGCATCCGATGGATCTGGCTTGAAACCCCACTTAGTTTTACAGGATCTTTCCATAGGTCGAGTCAATCCATCAATTGTGGATATTAAAATGGGTTCAAGAACCTGGGCACCGGAAGCATCCGAGGAGTACATCCAGAAGTGCTTGAAAAAGGATAGAGAGACGTCGAGCCTTCCCTTAGGATTCAGGTTATCTGGGATACAAATCTACGGAAACAAAGAGTCAGGTTACTGGAAACCTGAAAGGACTTCCATGCAGAACCTTTCTGCAGAGAAACTCAAGACAATCCTGAAAAAGTTTGTTTCGTCTAACACATCGCGTGACATGAACTTGCAACCAGATTGTGCTTTCGCAGCAACTGTTTATGGCGGCTCTACTGGCATTTTATCGCAGTTACTTGAGCTGAAAGCATGGTTCGAGGATCAAACCATGTACCATTTTTATTCTTGCTCGATTCTGATGAGTTTCGAAAAGGAACTTGCATTGGAAGGAAAGAATCCTGGTGGACAGATCAAGTTGATTGATTTTGCTCATGTTATAGAAGGAAAAGGCGTCATTGATCATAACTTCTTGGGGGGTCTTTGCTCTTTGATCAAGTTCATATCTGAAATTCTTACTGCTCTCATTGAGCACATAACAGAAGTTGTTCCCTCTGTTAACGGTGTCAACTGA